The Oreochromis aureus strain Israel breed Guangdong linkage group 7, ZZ_aureus, whole genome shotgun sequence region AAACCTCTTTTCCCGTTCTGTTAGCACAGCTGATTAAAGGAGTAATAAATCTGGCTAGCTGGATGCCCGGAAGCATTACCCTCGTACAAATGTCtcaaagtggggaaaaaaaggcttgtTCTAAAACTGTCAGAACACTCTTGGGGTTAAGAAATGCAGGCTACTTTATCAAGGACATTTCCAAATTTCATACAAAAATTATATACTACTCCATTCACAGAACAGCACAAAATGGGAAAATGGGTATAACCTTAATGGAAGAAATGATGTCTTCTCTGGTTGAGAAGCAGCTGCCTCACATGACTTCAGCTGGCAGCTTTGTTAAACGGTACCTGCAAACCATCAGGATGTAGGCCTTCTCGCTGTAGTAGGACATAAAAAGACAGGAGTTAGAATGATCCATGAAGCGAGGGATTAAGATAAACAAAAGAAGACCAAAAGACTGCAAAAAGATGTTAACAGCAGGCAAATTAGGTTTGAGATGTTTGGATCAAAATTAAGAACATTTGTGAACGGACAAAGACATGCTAGAGGAGTGCTTGAAGCCTTTTTGTTGGGGAGTCTGGATATTTACTGAATTATCCTAACATTTTGACCTGTATTATAGTGGATCACAGTTGTTTTGGTGATTCTTCGACTTTTTATGTCTCCTGATAGATTTTAAAGACACTCACTAGATGAACTGACACAAAAATGACACATTCTAACAACTGTCCTCAGGTTGTCATGATgttgacattttattttgtacaatAAGCAGCTTAAATTATATATTAATTAACAAAATtgatgttttaatttttcattgcTCTTCTCATTCTCTGATCATTTCAGCCCCagtttacttggttttaaaaaAGTTCTGTAACCCAATTGTGACACAACTGTTTTTTTCATACTCCAAAATCAGTCACGCGGAAAGTGTGCGTTGTTAACATTAACAGCTATCGCACATAATCCAGGGCAGCAGCTACTCTTTGAGCATTAGTGTAGATTAGTATGAAACAGCGGCTTCTCTGGAGCATTGTTCGACTCGTGTGATTTCTGTCCTTTCGGCTGTTCTGTTGTTCAGCTGTCAGAGCAAAGTGCAAATTCTATCAGCAGGAGTTTATTCAATCCAGTTTTCCCCAGCCTGAAACCTGTGGACCGAGAAAATGGAATGATTTTCCCCCCTTTCACAGTGTTCACGCACCATCCAATTAGAGCGCCGAAACACAAGGGACAGCGCAATAGGCAGGCAGAAATGTGGGCAGTGTTAAAGGACAAAAGAATGGTAGTACGACAGGTCATAGAATATTATTAGAGAAGGAAGGACACACAAAGAGGCGCAGAAGTGGTGTCCTTGAATGCCAATTATGTGCTTGTATATAAAAATTAATTGAATAAATTAACGAATGAAAGTTCACTctgtaattaaatgtgttttctatGTGGTGCAAAAACTGAGCATTTTAGAGCTAGGACCAATATATTGCCCAAGATTTTCTTTTGGTTACTAAATCAGATATAAatgttcaactgctcattattGCAACTATCCAGTTAGCCAATCACATCTCACAACCATCTCTAGTGTTTACaaagaatggtccaaaaaaggGAGTAAAATCTCCAGTGAaaggcagctctctgggtgaaaatgtctgGTTGATGACCTGATAGGAAGAGACCTGTAACTGAAAAAAACGATTACTCAAACTAAACTAAagaaccaaggtatgcagaagagcatctgtgaACACACACCACGATAAACATCGAAGCAGAAGACCACAACAGGTACCACTGCTgtgagctaagaacaggaaacagactACAATTCCCATGGTTTTACTACAACTCAGCAACAGAAGAGGCCTTCCAGCTGTTCTGTTGTTCAGCTGTAATAGCTAATTctatcagttcaattcagttttatttagaaCGAGTTATATCACGGCTGTGTGTGTCGAGATGGGCCaacatctctgaggaatgtttgaGACTTTAAATAGTAAGAACACTCAAATATCTTTTAAATCGATGTTTTCTTTCAACTGCATTAGGATTGATTTAAAAAGTCTAAGCTGTcttataatttaattatataCACTTAAATCTATAGATCAAGTTCCAAATCTCtgacatgaataaaaatgattagtgttgttgtaatttggcactACATGAACTGAGTAGTGTGCAGGATAGTGGATTTCTTGGTTTTTATACCATACATGAATTCTAGGGTGCATGTCTTTGTGGCATGCACTTTGCCGCCAGACAGATCTCCTGCTACATGCTGCCACTGCATCAACAGGCGTCCCCTGAATCATCGTTAACCTCGGCGAGCAGAGACTTCGTGATGATCGGTGTCGGTCCTTCCCACACAGCACTGATGGAAAGGACCAACACCTTCCTCTTCCAGTGGTCAATTTTAAATCACAGGGGGTGACCGAGTTTCTGCTTGAATAAGGCAAAAGTGGCAAGATAACAGTCGCTATTCTTTTCTGGACTCCTTGCAAGTAGAACAAAAGCAAAGTGATAAATATCTTTTAGGTTCGGTGTTGAGCTTGTCCATCACTTTGGTAGCAGAGCTGTTAAAAATCTGAGTGTTCGGCAGCCAAATTGtgatttatgttttgtattttagggcaagtaaaagaaataaaagtacTGACTTTTCTCTGACGCTACTAAAGTGTAGGGTTTTTTTCGTCTATTTCTAGTatcagttaaataaaaaataaaaacacagcaatGTGTTTTTCAGCAATGTGAAATTGTTAATATTAAAGTGCTTTTCAGTAGACTtaacacagctgaaaaaagatGCAGGGGCATCTCACTCTTCCAAACCTGTTATTTAATATGCATCAACTCCTAATCAGAAGTTCATGCATATTAGATAAAGATCACGAGCTCATCTTTTTCTTAAATCCCAACctttaactgttttttatgTTCCCCGAGTCAGACTGTTGCCAGTGATAGCTTTGCATTTGAAAGCAGCACTTAAAGTTATTCACTGTGTAAGTAAAGTTCAAGGAGAATAAGCAACCAAGAAATTTAGTAGTAGCACAAGCAAAAAACACTCAGTGCAGCAACATATCCTATCACATTCTCTTGTGTTATGTTATATACAAACTGGTGCTTTTAGTTAAACATACAGACGTTCTAAAGAGAACTCTAGTCCCAATTTTAGTAACATCACCACAATGACCAAATGACTGTAGAGACTTATGgttaagaagaagaaactcaaaTAGCAAGGGAAAACATTTCACTAAGCTAATGAAGTCAGCTGGCACATTATTGGAATTatccttattattattattgaaataATATTGATAATCCATATACACACTGATGGAATGTAATGAATAAATCCAcaagttttgcttttttttttgcctttttagtGGTGCGTTTATTTCTTGCGTTGCACAAATATCATGATGTAACGAAAATCAATCAAATATTGAGTGTTGAAAATACATcatgatatttggggaaatagACACTAACTGGTCACTTTGTTACAAATACCTTGTTAGTACTGAATTGGACCCTTTTTGCCTTTTGCATAGTTTCAACaatgtgctggaaacattcctcagagatttcgGCCCATATTGACATAttggcatcacacagttgcacaTCGATGATATAAATCCCCTGTTTCATCACATCCCTCGGGttctctattggattgagatctggtgactgtcgGGGGGCATTTACATACAGTGAAGTCCTTCTTACCTGCTTTGTGTTATGGTACATTATCCTGCAGGAAGCAGCCCTCAAAAAATGGGTACACTGTCATAAAGCGATGGACATATTCAGCCACAATAAGCCTGTTTAAACAAtccagcctcagtttcctgctgtTAGCTGACTGGAGAGGTCTTCTGTTGTCTGTAGCCCGTCTGCTTCATGAATGGATGTGTTGTATATATTTagagatgttcttctgcttacAGTCTGGCTATTTTCCTGTGATCTCTCACATCAACCAGGCATTTTCTGTTGCACACTAGAtgttttctccttttcagaCCGTTCTCTGTAAACACTTGAGATGGCATTGTGGGAAAATCCTGGTAGATCTACAGTTTGTGAAACACTCAGACGAGCACcaaccaacaaccatgccatgttcaaagtcacttaaaccCCATTTCTTTCctgttctgatgctcagtttgaacttcagcaggttgtgtTGACCATGTCTATGTGCCTAAAAGCATCGAGCTGCAGtcatgtgactggctgattagacGTTGAACGTGTGCGCCTCACAATCTGCCCAGTGAGTGTATTGTGATAGTATCGTATCATGTGCTCCTTTACTTCAAACATCTATCAAACAGACATGATTGTGTGGACTGGTGGGGCACATACGTCTTTCCCGTCACTACTGACAACCCAGTGAGCCTGCAAACATGTTCAGCTCTCTTCAGATGCCATGGCAAAagtgagctgctgctgatggCTGTAAAGACTTGTCTTTTTACAAgtcatctccttttttttctaaatcgtCAGAGCATCTTACACTGCGACATGTGACAAATAGGCCTCTTGCATGCATTCACCAATGTACTCACATAATATCACACGTTTGTCTCAAatggcttctttttttgtactttaccagattttaaaatgtgtaatgCTTAGTGTGTGTTAGTGGGAAGGGAAAGGCAGCCATGTATCTATAAGAAAAATGTCATTAACACATTACTGCCAAACACTTTGCTCTTACAAAGACACCAAGAGTCTGCTATCTCTCAGTGAATTACTAAAGCTAATTGCCCCTAATTAGAAAGCCTTGATTAAGGCGCAGCTTTTGATTCAGGAGGAAGCCAGCAGTGATGATCCCCTGAGTTTCTCGCCATTctaatttttcattttagtaTTCGTCATTTCTTCCTGCAAAAATAAAGGGGCTTTATGCATGAAGGCAAGTCATTTGTCCATGATTACATTTTCTCTGGATGACTGTGTGGATTGCAACTCAGCGACCTCTCACATGAATTGTCTCTATCTTTATCCGCTTTCTAGAAAAATCATCCAAGATGGCGTTTTTGTACAATTTTTTTAAGGGTTTCCATCCTTTTGTTAAACATGAGAGCAGCAGACCTTTAAAATCCAAATGCGAGAGGACACAGCTTATGGGTTTTTACTGTTGGGTGTCAAGTTTGCTCACTGTCCACACCTTAATGTTCATAAATAAGACACCACAGCCCTTTCTGTGTTATCCTTATGGCAGTGATACATTGTTTTAATTTACAGAGCGGTGACAAGATTTGAAAAATGCTTTTAATTTTCCACCACAATTATGACATTCTTTAGTTCTCCTTTCAGACGTACAGCAGCGTTCAGCCAGAAGCACGTCAGACTCAACTTTTCATTCCCCTCAAAACACCATAAAGTATTAAACATCGACTATTTTAGAGCAGTCTGCTATGGATATGCTATAATTAGATTCCTATGCTTGAAAGGCCTGCAGGGTGTTGATCATTGTTATTTTATGAGGCATGTTTTTCTCGCCAATTTTAAAATTACCATTTTCTGCCAGCAGCCAAACAGGGGCCCCCAAAATTTTTTATAAGCATAAAAATGCCTTTATTTGAGCACCAATCACCCGAGGACTATATTACTCTTTTATTGTTTAATTACAGTAAGGAGAAAGGaaaatcattttctgtttttcatgctGAAACATCATTTTGTAAAATTCACACATGCTGTTATACATGTTCCCTTTATGATGACCTAGAAATCATGCTATTTTTTATAAAGAGAAGATTGACATGGAAGATGTTTGTCATGGGGAAAAAGCAACAGTCTCTTTACAAAAACTGGGCGCTTGCGCCCTCTGGTGGTAATCATATATATAACGCCTAAAATTATTGCTTAGATTAGACAGACAGATGCCAAGGTCAGATTCCACTGAGCATAAGATTCAGCTAAAACCTTCAACACTGCTGTTATTCAGCACAAGAATGAATTCGGCACACTTTTAACTTTGTACATGGTTGCTTTGGTGTGGTAtacaaacaaaagattaaaatgcattaacctgTGATGAAATTGTCAGTCTTTCCCAGTCGGACTTTCAGCTCAGTGAATATTAAGAGCTTTTAAAACTTGCTTATGTAAGAAACTGGTAATCACTCAAAGGATTACCAGAACAAGCTATAAACATATCAAAATATATTCACACATAAAGCCAATcatcaaagaaacacaaagctggatgagaattttaaaaaattatttataatatGATACAAGGATATTTTGTGCAAGAGGTTGTTGGTGCTGTAAAACCTGTACATTATGaacaaaagcatttaaaatttaaGAGAAACCTGAAAGCAGAGCATGGCTGCTGGGCCACGATTGTGTCAAATGGCTAACTGTCAAGAGACGAGCTGTATTATACAAACAGTTTCCCCCTGTATACAATGGCTGTATAGGATTAGattacatatttatataaagTGCAGAAGAAATAAACACTTACAGTGAAAGCCTGAAGTGCTTTATGACTGAGTATAAACCCACCACCGCATGCGGAAAGCCCTGTCATCATGTGACCGGGAGGTCGGGCGAAAACGACCTAAAGACTTGGCAGGGCAGTAATCACAAACTGTTCGCCATAGTTCAGCGGCAGAATATGCTATATACTGTaatacaaaatgttttaatagATTACCTATCTGTGCAAtatactgaatattaaaaatatcacTATGAACAGTTGTGAAAAAGTTATCTGAAATTcccacttttgtctttttttttttttgactgaaGCATAGCACCACAGGCTCTCATGTTGTCCCACCACTGGATATGAAATAACCTGAAATTAATTCTTATTTCAGAGGAATAAGACCATTTTTGACATTAAAGATATAAGAAAATATATGCACTGTTAGTGACTAGATTAAATGCTTTGTATATATATCTCATAACTCTGTTTTGTCACTATAATGTTTCATGGTTATAAAAAGCAAGTGAATTCAGCATCACAGTCGAGTCTCAAGAATACAGGAGAGCAAAGAGGCATCAAGCGGTCCATCAGACTCTGTCCAGCACCTCTCCAtgccaaaacaacagcagccagGGATGTGGGTAGATTATCTAGGTCTGCTGGGAACCCTGTGCAAAGACAACAGGAGTTGTAGATACACAGCAGACTCGACCCATGTTTAAAACCATACAAAATGCAAGGTCAGTGTGCAATGTTGAAACGGTTATGAAATAGAAATCAGTGCGTGATATCTGATTTTGGTCCTTACCGAGTTGGTTCTTTTACGTTTCCAACAGTCTGGATTGAGCCTTTTCTGCTCTTCGGCCAGGGCCTTGGCCTCCATGGTGTATATCCTCCTCTCCTCactcttcatcttcttccacttgtcACCCAGAATGACACTAATGGCTCTGGAGCGAAAGGTTAGAGACAAATCGAGATTCAGTTTTTCAGACTTTTGACATGCCAgaatctgtctttgttttccttttaacacCGTCCCGTTTGCCCCTTTTGTCCAGGATATAGAAAAGCGTCCCACATACGTTTGATTAAGAAGTGAaactaaatttaatttaatctaaaCACAGTCAGCTGTCAGTCACGGTCAGTGTTAAATGTGTGACAGTGTTTTCGAGTGGAACTCCAAGGTGTAAATTAGCCTCATCTACATCTAATGTTTCATGTCCACTCTAACTTTTGacctaagaaaataaaaacagccacACTTGGTTTAACTATTGCTTTGTAACAACTAAAGCTGGTAAACCATCTGTGGGTGGAGAATAAAGCCTTCATTATAATGTGCTGGGAGGCGTGTGTCTTCATACACGGGTTGGGCTCCTAAATGAGAACAGAGTTTTAGTCCTTTTGGTTTACTACAACTTGTTCACAGCTTATCTACATATCAGAAATTCTAACCCACCACTGAATGAACTGCTTCTCTATCAGAAGCATGACCCACAGTGgctctgctgttttgttttgtttgtttgtttgttttggggggaaaGTTTGGGTTTCTTGGAGTGTAATTTTATCCTTGCTGTCAGGGCTACACTGGCCAATAAGGAATCATCTTTGTGTTCAACTACAAGGCTTCATTCACTATATCATGGACTTTTCATGTGTTGCTTGGGGCTTGGCAGCTCTAGCTTGAAGCATTTAGCAACCTCTAACACAAAAATAATAGTTTTCATATTAAGTCAGTTCACACTTTTCTAGCTCTGCAGTCATTCTCTATCAGAAAATTGGCAGTTTTCTATTCTGAAAAACATATTAAAGTGGGACAAACAGTCAAGTATCATCAAGAACAATGAGCTAAAAGAGAAGGAACCAGAGGAAGTTAGCGTGGGAAGGGAGACACAAAGCGACCATAAAGCTGTGGGCATTTTGAATCATGTGAAACTGTTCCACATGTTCCTCCGTTGATACATTTTGACCCAAGGtcacaggaaaataaaaacaaaaggtctGATACAAATtaaatcataaaaaataaattctaacCAAGGAACATCTAACCACGACAATAAGAAACCTAAGTGAAAACTGGTAAACGTTTGCTGGTACTGATATTGTTTGAGTCACCCATGCAACGTTTTCACACCGAACTGCGTTGGGCATTGGTAAAGAGGCGGTTAGCATTTTTAGATATTTTCACAAGTGTACACAGCGTACACTTTAAGACCCCCTCTGTGTggctgaaaattgtttttttatggccgtttgaggtggtggtggtgtctAATTTCATGAGACAACAAAGACCTTTCAGTTGCATGAGTGTATTGATCAACAAGCATATGTCAGCAATTTAAGACTTGTCATTTTATAAGctgtcttgagcaatagttgcccaggctttctgaaggtctgtcaaagtttttctttgaacactggctgctttttcatccATTTTCACTCCAGTCCTTGCACCTGAACATTTCCAGaggaatgttttcttttgtttgtttggggggtttttttggtttatcAAGTCAATTAATGCTCACCTATGACTCATTCAAGCAtttaagaaaagaagaaaaaaaaacactccagGGGTGAATCAGTGTTATGtctacatataacagacaacttagcatagaaccaattttaaattggtAATAGCAACCTCAAAAAACTTGCAAACTGGAGAAGCGGAAGACAAAAAATTGAAtaatatctgaaagtcatgtccttgaAAAAAGTGCATGAAAGCTCTggcttttttcatattttcctagcaaaatattgAAAAATGAGTGGTGGCACAAGACTTatgcacagtactgtaactGGGAATATGTGTAAGTATATTGTATTTCAGTGACAGTTGCACACCTGTTGTCCTTCCCAGGATACATCTGTGTGTACTCCACCCTGTACTTCTTGGCAAAGAGCATGAAGGCATTCATTGGCCGCTTGCATTTCGTAGGTGTGGCACCACTGGCTATCCCTGAGTTGTGGCTCCTGTTCGATTTGCTACTGGAGGAGTGAGGGGAGCTGGAGCGCTCGAGTTTATCACAGTCTGGACTGACAGCACCCCCACTGGACAAGGAGGCCCTCCGTTGACGAGCCATGCTGCTCAGGACATACACAGCTGAGGAATCTAGTGGGGTAAAGTCATAGCTGCAGGAGACAGAAAGGAAGAACTCAATTAACCAATCAATAACCAGAACCTTCTTCTGGTGTGTGGCACAAACAGTATTTCTAAACAGCCAGGTTTCATGTGAAAATATTTACAACTACTTATAAACAACTTGTATCCAAGTGTTTGTGaaacaactgcaaaaaaaattagATGACCATCTAAAGAGTGTACCTTCTGAAAGTGTCAAAGACGACTGAGTCATCACAGTTAATGGCATCTGGGTGGTTTGGCGGCAGGCACACATCACCCAGCTGCATCTCATAGCAAGGGATTCCATGGTGCACCACAGTAAGGCTTGGATAAAAGGAAGACCACCCTGAAACAGTATATTATAGATTAGTTTGATCCTAAAGCTGTTTACTGAAACGCAAAAACTAAACAGATTGGATTCAGCAAATTGTTTAAGTGGAAGATTCTAACAGCAAAGATCAATTTAAAAGGAAAGAACAGATGTTTTTGTACCTTTGTTTTTGACAAAAAAGGGGTGATCCAATCGGCATTCAGCTGTTAGCAGGCCTTCATCTGGTGAGCCcgggtcaaaggtcagtttCAGAACTGCCTGCCCAAAGGATAATGTCTCTTCGTGGTTCACCAGTTTAAGCCCATCGGAGCCATATCTCTGTAAAGGAAACATAAATGCAGATAAGAAATGTTTCTATTAACTGGAAAAACGTGCATGACAAACTCACTACCAGAGAAGAATTAGTGTAGATACAAATCAGTGTCCAACTGCTTAAAGACTCAGTACCCGAGACACCTACAGTGCCTAACAAATTTAACAGACCActtgtgttaaaaaacaaaaaacaaaaacaggaatattttagaaatctgtcaaaaactaaaaacgactgatttcatgtttttataccCAAACTTCAGCCACCACTCTGGAGAATTTAAAAATTACTCAAGCATAATATTTGACCACTAAAGCTCATTTTTTGTTCAGGAATGCAGTTAAataactgtattttattttaattaacaaataataattgctttaatattttttttccctttttttttcccccaaaaccGCAAATTTGAAAACTTGTGGATTAAAGACatcaaactgattaaacagcCTGTACACACTGGTAGATCAACCATTACAACATAAAGcataaacataaaacaacataaaacataaaagattattttagttattaccaatactgttaatttaggacagctgtggcataaaccttACAATGGGTGGGATGTGTGTATAAAGTACAAAGTAAAGTACATATTATAAAGTACCTTATACAAGTATCCACAATGATTTACTCATCTAGTCAGATTTTCAGGATTTTTAAGACATACTAAAGGCACCATACTTTGCAATACCTTGAAAGAGGATGAGGATGGTGGCATGCTTTCATCATCTGAGTCATCATCCGAATCCCCGAGTTCATCGGCTTCCTGCCACTCCACATTTGGACCTCGATGGAAGCGCAGACGAGTCCCTGAATAGCAATAGAACAATGAAGCATGAGAAATTAGCATAAGTGTGCTGATATTGCAGAGAGGATGCTAGAAACTGGATGCAATGCTACTGTTTGGACACCAGAGGTAAGAACTGATCTTCTTTGCAATTTGTGCTAATCCTAATGGGagaaaatattaacaaaatcTGAATAAATCTCTAGTTGTCCTCAGCACATTTTGaaggcttttcctgcctttacCAAGTGatgacatttgaaaaaaaagggaattttGCATTCATGTTTAAATATCAAGCAAACACTATGAGGCATTTTCAAGACAACTGTTTCAAGTACTTCAAATGTTCATCATTAACTCCAACGTATGACTGAATTGACCtctaggtgtgtgtgtatgcactgATGGATGCATATGGACATGTGTTCTTATGTATGCACCTTTTAGGAAACAATGCCAGGCCGTGGAgggccaagagtgagaccatgcCATGTCTTCATCATCAGAAAACGATGATGACATTGAGAAAACCCCAGACTCTGATTCACTGCTAGCCTGTTTTTgataattaagaaaaaaaaattacaatcataTCAGCATTGAGACAGGTTGAGAATCCATGCCGAGTCTGTTAGAATGAATGATTCTCAGGTTTTTGAAGGAAAATGTTAGAAATGAAAGGTTACCCTGACACGCCTGCGCTCCCTCAGGTGGCCTCTGGACGGGTTGGGTGCACTACTGGCTAACGGGGGCCGGGCATAGGAATGTAAACTATTGCTGTTGCCAAAGATGTGAACTGGAGATGATCTGAAAAACAGTGATCATGTCACAAACATCAGTAGTTagtttgttatgtaaatagaTATATTTGTCACACACTCAAATGCACTTATATGCAGCTTTATGTGATTCTTTTGTAattaaaacagattttgctcAGTCCTGGTTGTAATGTTGCATGCCCCAACTGCAGTTAAAAATCTGCACAATTTTACGGGCTATTTTTGCTGTTGTTCTGCTAAACTGCCACTCTTAATCTTGTGAAATTACCCCCAGGTGTACTGGGGTGTACTGTTACTACATGTGTAAAAGTGTCTCTGTGTTTACATCACACATACAGGCATTCCTTAAACATCTACAAACCTTTTGTGTGGGGCGTCCTTCAGTAGAGGGCTCTGAGGACTGGTGGCTATGTTGGCCAACTCAGCAAGCCAGTTGGTGCTAGGAGAACAACTGAGCTCCTGGTGAGACACTGCTCCAACTTGAAATAACCTCGGAGACCTCTggtcctcctccacctcctgcagCTCTGGCATGTCGTCTAAGGAGATAATTCAGTACTTTTCATACGCATATCTTAAGGGTTCGGTTTGCTTAACTGCAGACTGCAAATACTTTTTGGTTAGTTTTACCATACTCCATGTGGCACCCAGGTGAGGAAGGCAGGTCCTCATTACACTTGAGCGGATCGAATGACTCGTCCATTTTCACAATGTTCGGTTTCctctttttcccccccaaaaaaaacaggcTACTGTCCAGCTTACTCAGCATCCATCATCATACTCTGACACATCACCTGGTTTTGGGCAAAACCAAAAGACAAAGTTAGAGCTATCGTAAGCTAAATGGAACTACTGCTGACGTCTGAATCAGGGGTGTGCAATAACCAGTTGCACTTGAAgcccttgaggcaactgttgttgtaatttttgcactatgtacatatatatctatatatatatatatatatatatatatatatatctatatatatatatatatatatatatatatatatggatgtATATCCATATATATAAAATTGAGCtctattgaattgaattgaactaaatgaaaataaagtctTTGCGGTTATAAAGTTGTATGTGTGTCTGCGGGTTTTTTATGGTAATATGGTTTGAAAGAATAAtcaactgaaagaaaaacacgaCTATGACACCGATGAGCTATCAAAGATCATCaccacagcaaaacaaaaacaccacagtTAGTACTGAGTTATTGTATATCACGTATGACATCAATATTACGGAAAAGGCACAAAGCCTTTGGGTGACTCCTTTGTCTCAGAATCGACACAGCAAACCTCTGTGACTAGTCATGTGACTCCCTGCGTGGAGGCCTTGTTTATAAACTTAAAAGGGTTTGACGCATGCGTACCAGAGCTCATTCATTCAAAACTGCGCAGCGAAAGCGAAAAATGCCAGAAATTCGTCTTTAAAAGTGTCTTACAGACGGTGGAAAACATCGattttgaaaacaaaagtaTGTGAGTGTCAATGACAAAGTAAAATATATCATTCTTTTTGGGAATTTATATTGTGTTAATCGACAAACAATGTATGAAAAATCGTTAAAAATCGTTAAAATATAAAGGTGACCGTGACTTCCTGaatttaacacatttaaatgaaaaactgGCTAACACTAACGGTCTGTCAACCGATCAAAGGCCGCAGGTTCGGAGACACCGTTGTTTCGACTTCGTAAGCAAGGATACACGAACAACATAATACCGTTCAGAAAACGCTTCAACAGTCTTATACTGTCGAAAAAGACGGTTGCGGGGCTCGGTCTGCTCTTTCTCC contains the following coding sequences:
- the hbp1 gene encoding HMG box-containing protein 1 translates to MLSKLDSSLFFLGGKKRKPNIVKMDESFDPLKCNEDLPSSPGCHMEYDDMPELQEVEEDQRSPRLFQVGAVSHQELSCSPSTNWLAELANIATSPQSPLLKDAPHKRSSPVHIFGNSNSLHSYARPPLASSAPNPSRGHLRERRRVRASSESESGVFSMSSSFSDDEDMAWSHSWPSTAWHCFLKGTRLRFHRGPNVEWQEADELGDSDDDSDDESMPPSSSSFKRYGSDGLKLVNHEETLSFGQAVLKLTFDPGSPDEGLLTAECRLDHPFFVKNKGWSSFYPSLTVVHHGIPCYEMQLGDVCLPPNHPDAINCDDSVVFDTFRSYDFTPLDSSAVYVLSSMARQRRASLSSGGAVSPDCDKLERSSSPHSSSSKSNRSHNSGIASGATPTKCKRPMNAFMLFAKKYRVEYTQMYPGKDNRAISVILGDKWKKMKSEERRIYTMEAKALAEEQKRLNPDCWKRKRTNSGSQQT